One Mesorhizobium loti genomic window carries:
- a CDS encoding ExbD/TolR family TonB system transport protein, with amino-acid sequence MGMSVGMAGRGGRGHRRRGRHHALMSEINVTPMVDVMLVLLIIFMVAAPMLTVGVPIDLPDTQAKAMNADTQPITVSIDATGKIFLQETEIPIEELVAKLQAISKTGYEERIFIRGDKSTDYGTAMKVMARISAAGYKNIGLVSLQEQDQ; translated from the coding sequence ATGGGTATGTCCGTAGGCATGGCGGGACGCGGCGGGCGCGGCCACAGGCGGCGCGGCCGTCACCATGCGCTGATGTCCGAAATCAACGTCACGCCGATGGTCGACGTGATGCTGGTGCTGCTGATCATCTTCATGGTCGCGGCACCGATGTTGACAGTCGGCGTGCCGATCGACCTGCCTGACACGCAGGCCAAGGCGATGAATGCCGATACGCAGCCGATCACCGTCTCGATCGATGCCACGGGCAAGATATTCCTGCAGGAAACCGAGATCCCGATCGAGGAGCTGGTGGCCAAGCTACAGGCGATCTCGAAGACCGGCTACGAGGAGCGCATCTTCATACGTGGTGACAAGTCCACCGACTATGGCACGGCAATGAAGGTGATGGCCCGCATTTCGGCCGCCGGCTACAAGAATATCGGCCTGGTTTCGCTGCAGGAACAGGATCAATAG
- a CDS encoding tolQ protein, translating to MENIALADPGAQLSIWALFMQASWVVKLVMIGLLCASVWTWAIIIDKLVAYGRMRLALNRFEQVFWSGQSLEELYRTLADRKTSGMGAIFVAAMREWKKSFEKGAKTPLGLQTRIDKAMDLALTREMEKLEGRLGFLATTGSAAPFIGLFGTVIGIMTSFQAIAGSKNTSLAVVAPGIAEALLATAIGLLAAIPAVIAYNKLSSDASKLAVRMEGFSDEFSAILSRQIDEKVAPKA from the coding sequence ATGGAAAATATCGCACTCGCCGATCCGGGCGCGCAATTGTCGATTTGGGCGCTGTTCATGCAGGCCAGCTGGGTGGTCAAGCTGGTCATGATCGGGCTGCTCTGCGCCTCGGTTTGGACCTGGGCGATCATCATCGACAAGCTGGTTGCCTATGGCCGCATGCGGCTGGCGCTGAACCGCTTCGAGCAGGTCTTCTGGTCCGGACAGTCGCTGGAGGAGCTCTACCGCACGCTCGCCGACCGCAAAACCTCAGGCATGGGCGCCATTTTCGTCGCTGCCATGCGCGAGTGGAAGAAGAGTTTCGAGAAGGGCGCCAAGACGCCACTCGGGCTGCAGACCCGCATCGACAAGGCGATGGACCTGGCGCTGACCCGCGAGATGGAGAAGCTGGAGGGGCGGCTCGGCTTCCTCGCCACCACCGGTTCGGCAGCCCCCTTCATCGGCCTGTTCGGCACGGTCATCGGCATCATGACCTCGTTCCAGGCCATTGCCGGCTCCAAGAACACCAGCCTTGCAGTGGTTGCGCCCGGCATCGCCGAGGCGCTGCTGGCGACGGCCATCGGCCTGCTCGCCGCCATCCCGGCGGTCATCGCCTACAACAAGCTGTCATCGGATGCGAGCAAACTCGCGGTGCGCATGGAAGGGTTCTCCGACGAGTTCTCCGCCATACTCTCGCGCCAAATCGATGAAAAAGTCGCGCCGAAGGCCTGA
- a CDS encoding tol-pal system-associated acyl-CoA thioesterase: MGDHGESATLLAGLSGALTAFGHRLMARVYYADTDFSGVVYHARYLEFLERGRSDYLRLTGVHHTELADGKHGEKIVWVVRRMEIDFRSPARIDDILTVDTSTDSISGARIFMAQQLKRGDEILVEAKVEAAIIGENGRPRRFPKEWVAAFMPRVG, from the coding sequence ATGGGCGATCATGGTGAATCGGCGACGCTGCTGGCGGGGCTTTCCGGCGCGCTGACGGCGTTCGGCCACCGGCTGATGGCGCGGGTCTATTATGCCGACACCGACTTCTCCGGCGTCGTCTACCACGCGCGCTATCTGGAATTCCTCGAGCGCGGCCGCTCCGACTATCTCAGGCTCACCGGCGTGCATCATACGGAGCTCGCCGACGGCAAGCATGGCGAGAAGATCGTTTGGGTGGTGCGCCGCATGGAGATCGACTTCCGCAGCCCCGCCCGCATCGACGACATCCTGACCGTCGACACAAGCACCGACAGCATTTCCGGCGCGCGCATCTTCATGGCCCAGCAGCTCAAGCGTGGCGACGAGATCCTGGTCGAAGCCAAGGTCGAGGCGGCGATCATCGGCGAGAACGGCCGGCCGAGGCGTTTTCCCAAGGAATGGGTCGCGGCGTTCATGCCTCGGGTGGGTTGA
- a CDS encoding glycoside hydrolase family protein has translation MALLTAMIKRLMAALLVLMVLAWPGQAATFTMKRGLNLDQWVTWPGEDQWGDAKAILPYPEWRKFLKDDDLKALKEAGFDFLRMPVDPSPFLSDQTTALRDDLYASVLDSVRMINRAGLKVIVDMHMIPAGSSRKIGMAQVMDDPQTFDRYVDMVRKMGRTLASEDPRQVAFELMNEPIVDCDSDGTSLWPDRQRKLFAAARSSATKLTLVLTGACYSAASSLEKIDPKATPDDNVIWTFHSYDPFLLTHQGATWAGDFIPYVTGLPYPLTSVPKAQLDVTLDTIRARIKAEAPWTRQSGLLAYLDEQVASMDSPDKLLGLMDAPFNKVEAWAEANGINPENITLGEFGMIRQEYGNAYVMPAEYRAAYVKDMIARAEAHGFSWSVWSYGGAFGIVDAFNGDKAEPDVMDVIRSLH, from the coding sequence ATGGCACTGTTGACGGCGATGATCAAGCGTTTGATGGCGGCGCTGCTTGTGCTGATGGTTTTGGCTTGGCCCGGCCAGGCGGCGACTTTTACGATGAAGCGCGGCCTCAATCTCGACCAGTGGGTCACCTGGCCCGGCGAGGACCAATGGGGCGACGCCAAGGCGATCCTGCCCTATCCGGAATGGCGGAAATTCCTCAAAGACGACGACCTTAAGGCGCTGAAGGAGGCTGGCTTCGACTTCCTGCGCATGCCGGTCGATCCCTCACCCTTCCTGTCCGACCAGACCACGGCGTTGCGTGATGACCTCTATGCCAGCGTGCTGGACTCGGTGCGCATGATCAACCGCGCCGGCCTGAAGGTGATCGTCGATATGCACATGATCCCGGCGGGCAGCAGCCGCAAGATCGGCATGGCGCAAGTGATGGACGACCCGCAGACCTTCGACCGCTATGTCGACATGGTGCGCAAAATGGGTCGCACTTTGGCCAGCGAAGATCCCAGACAAGTCGCCTTCGAGCTGATGAACGAACCGATCGTCGATTGCGACAGCGACGGCACCAGCCTGTGGCCGGACCGCCAGCGCAAATTGTTCGCCGCGGCGCGATCCTCGGCAACCAAGCTGACCCTGGTGCTCACCGGCGCCTGCTATTCCGCCGCCTCGTCCCTGGAAAAGATCGATCCCAAGGCGACCCCCGATGACAATGTCATCTGGACCTTCCATTCCTACGATCCGTTCCTGCTCACCCATCAGGGCGCGACCTGGGCCGGCGATTTTATTCCCTACGTGACCGGCCTGCCCTATCCGCTGACATCAGTGCCGAAGGCGCAGCTCGACGTGACGCTTGACACCATCCGCGCCCGGATCAAGGCCGAGGCGCCGTGGACACGGCAAAGTGGCCTGCTGGCCTATCTCGACGAACAGGTCGCCAGCATGGACAGCCCCGACAAGCTGCTCGGCCTGATGGATGCGCCGTTCAACAAGGTCGAGGCATGGGCCGAGGCCAACGGCATCAACCCGGAAAACATCACGCTGGGTGAGTTCGGCATGATCCGCCAGGAATACGGCAATGCTTATGTGATGCCGGCCGAGTATCGGGCCGCCTATGTCAAGGACATGATCGCACGCGCCGAAGCGCACGGCTTCTCATGGTCGGTCTGGAGCTATGGCGGTGCCTTCGGCATCGTCGACGCCTTCAATGGCGACAAGGCCGAGCCTGACGTGATGGACGTGATCCGCTCGCTTCACTGA
- a CDS encoding metallophosphoesterase, translating to MITRRGFLRFVGGSFLTAAALGAYAVGIEPMLLTHVKRYALKPPHWPDGLKLRVVALADIHACRPWMTQEHIASLCEDANALQPDVIVLLGDYIAGMPLVTGPVTPSQWASALSGLKAPLGVLSILGNHDWWSDGFAQRAGAGPIIARKALEKVGIPVLENDVVRLEKDGHGVWIAGLADQLALLPARRGDDCKGLDDLDGTLAKVGDTAPIILLAHEPDIFPTVPWRVSLTLSGHTHGGQVRLFGYSPVVPSRFGNRYAYGHVVENDRNLIVSGGLGFSIMPVRFGVRPEILQIDLG from the coding sequence ATGATAACCAGACGCGGGTTCCTGCGCTTTGTCGGCGGGTCGTTCCTGACCGCTGCCGCGCTCGGCGCCTATGCGGTCGGCATCGAGCCGATGCTTTTGACGCATGTGAAGCGCTACGCGCTGAAGCCGCCGCACTGGCCTGATGGCCTGAAGCTGAGGGTTGTCGCGCTCGCCGACATCCACGCCTGCCGGCCCTGGATGACGCAGGAGCATATTGCCTCGCTCTGCGAAGACGCGAACGCGTTGCAGCCGGACGTCATTGTGCTGCTGGGCGACTACATTGCCGGCATGCCTCTGGTGACGGGGCCGGTGACGCCATCGCAATGGGCATCCGCGTTGTCGGGCCTCAAGGCGCCGCTCGGCGTCCTGTCGATCCTTGGTAATCACGATTGGTGGAGCGACGGCTTCGCGCAGCGCGCCGGAGCCGGCCCGATCATCGCGCGCAAGGCCCTGGAGAAGGTCGGCATCCCGGTGCTGGAGAATGATGTCGTGCGCCTGGAGAAGGATGGCCATGGCGTCTGGATCGCCGGCCTGGCCGACCAACTGGCGCTGCTGCCGGCCAGGAGGGGTGATGACTGCAAGGGGCTCGACGATCTCGACGGCACGCTGGCCAAGGTCGGTGACACTGCGCCGATCATCCTGCTCGCCCATGAGCCTGACATTTTCCCGACCGTGCCGTGGCGGGTTTCGCTGACCTTGTCGGGCCACACTCATGGCGGGCAGGTGCGGCTGTTCGGCTATTCGCCCGTCGTTCCGTCGCGTTTCGGCAATCGCTACGCCTACGGCCATGTCGTCGAGAACGATCGTAATTTGATCGTCTCCGGCGGGCTCGGCTTCAGCATCATGCCGGTGCGTTTCGGCGTGCGGCCGGAGATCCTGCAGATCGACCTCGGTTGA
- a CDS encoding Holliday junction DNA helicase RuvB has product MSLSPRLIAPEKRGEDADQTLRPQTLADFVGQAAVRANLKVFIEAAKGRNEALDHVLFVGPPGLGKTTLAQIMARELGVNFRSTSGPVIAKAGDLAALLTNLEEGDVLFIDEIHRLNPAVEEILYPAMEDFQLDLIIGEGPAARSVKIDLARFTLVAATTRLGLLTNPLRDRFGIPVRLNFYTVEELEQIVRRGARILQMPLGDDGALEIARRARGTPRIAGRLLRRVRDFASVAGDGHVDRHIADEALTRLEVDALGLDALDRRYLSMIARNFGGGPVGIETIAAGLSEPRDAIEDIIEPYLIQQGFIQRTPRGRMLTANAWRHLGLDAPKDLAQQQINLFQEE; this is encoded by the coding sequence ATGAGCCTGTCGCCCCGTCTCATTGCGCCGGAAAAACGCGGCGAGGATGCCGATCAGACCTTGCGGCCGCAGACGCTCGCCGACTTTGTCGGCCAGGCGGCGGTGCGGGCCAATCTCAAAGTGTTCATCGAGGCTGCCAAGGGCCGCAACGAGGCGCTCGACCATGTGCTGTTCGTCGGTCCGCCGGGGCTCGGCAAGACGACGCTGGCGCAGATCATGGCACGCGAACTCGGCGTCAATTTCCGCTCGACCTCAGGGCCGGTCATCGCCAAGGCGGGTGATCTCGCGGCGCTTCTCACCAATCTCGAAGAAGGCGACGTGCTGTTCATCGACGAAATCCATCGACTGAACCCGGCGGTGGAGGAAATCCTCTATCCGGCGATGGAGGATTTCCAGCTCGACCTGATCATCGGCGAGGGACCGGCGGCGCGTTCGGTGAAGATCGACCTTGCCCGTTTCACGCTGGTCGCCGCCACCACGCGGCTTGGCCTGCTCACCAATCCGCTGCGCGACCGTTTCGGCATTCCGGTGCGGCTCAACTTCTACACGGTCGAGGAGCTGGAGCAGATCGTGCGGCGCGGCGCCCGCATCCTGCAAATGCCGCTCGGCGACGACGGCGCGCTGGAGATCGCGCGGCGCGCGCGCGGCACGCCACGCATCGCCGGCCGGCTGTTGCGCCGTGTGCGCGATTTCGCCTCGGTCGCCGGCGATGGCCATGTCGACCGTCACATCGCCGACGAGGCATTGACCCGGCTGGAAGTCGACGCGCTCGGCCTCGACGCGCTTGACCGGCGCTATCTCTCCATGATCGCCCGCAATTTCGGCGGTGGGCCGGTCGGCATCGAGACCATCGCCGCCGGCCTATCCGAGCCGCGCGACGCCATCGAGGACATCATCGAACCCTATCTCATCCAGCAGGGTTTCATCCAACGCACGCCACGCGGACGCATGCTGACGGCCAATGCATGGCGCCATCTCGGCCTCGACGCGCCGAAGGACCTGGCACAGCAGCAGATCAACCTGTTCCAGGAAGAATAG